In one Sphingobium indicum B90A genomic region, the following are encoded:
- a CDS encoding acetyl/propionyl/methylcrotonyl-CoA carboxylase subunit alpha: protein MIQSLLIANRGEIACRIIRTARRLGIRTVAVYSDADARALHVREADEAVHIGPSPARESYLIGDRIIAAAKATGAQAIHPGYGFLSENAAFAQAVIDASLIWVGPNPASITAMGLKDAAKKLMSQAGVPVTPGYLGEDQSAARLQSEADAIGYPVLIKAVAGGGGKGMRRVDAQADFADALLSCQREAASSFGNDQVLIEKYILSPRHIEVQVFGDSHGQVVHLFERDCSLQRRHQKVIEEAPAPGMDAATREAICGAAVRAAQAVDYVGAGTIEFIADASEGLRADRIWFMEMNTRLQVEHPVTEEITGVDLVEWQLRVASGEPLPKKQEQLSINGHAIEARLYAEDPAKGFLPSPGRIDRLLFDSGARVETGVESGDTVSSFYDPMIAKVICHGPDREAARTDLLRWLDGSFVGPLHTNKPFLHACLSMADFAEGRLDTGLIERQGEALTAIDGPSNRVLAAAGQRFRKDWTGREDREGLFGFRLNAAPKTRIDLFVDGRHVVADAASGDLRTGLRSAMERDGTIIVTQAGQSWFFSQTPPVKAGGAAASDGAILSPMPGRIIAVAVAKGDRVAKGQKLVTLEAMKMEHSLTAPFDGVVAELDATEGGQVSEGTLLVLVERGED, encoded by the coding sequence GTGATCCAATCCCTGCTCATCGCCAATCGCGGCGAGATCGCCTGCCGCATCATCCGCACCGCCCGCCGCCTCGGCATCCGCACCGTCGCGGTCTATTCCGACGCCGACGCCAGGGCGCTCCACGTCCGCGAAGCCGACGAAGCCGTCCATATCGGCCCATCCCCGGCCCGCGAATCATACCTCATCGGCGACCGCATCATCGCCGCCGCCAAGGCGACGGGCGCGCAGGCCATCCACCCCGGCTACGGCTTCCTCTCCGAAAACGCCGCCTTCGCGCAGGCCGTCATCGACGCCAGTCTCATCTGGGTCGGCCCCAATCCCGCCAGCATCACCGCCATGGGCCTGAAGGACGCCGCCAAGAAGCTGATGTCCCAAGCGGGCGTCCCCGTCACCCCCGGCTATCTGGGCGAGGACCAGAGCGCCGCCCGCTTGCAATCCGAAGCCGATGCCATCGGCTATCCCGTCCTGATCAAGGCGGTCGCGGGCGGCGGCGGCAAGGGCATGCGCCGCGTCGACGCGCAGGCGGATTTCGCCGACGCGCTCCTCTCCTGCCAGCGGGAGGCGGCGTCCAGCTTCGGCAACGACCAGGTGCTGATCGAAAAATATATCCTCTCGCCCCGCCATATCGAGGTGCAGGTGTTCGGCGACAGCCACGGCCAGGTCGTCCACCTGTTCGAACGCGACTGCTCGCTCCAGCGCCGCCACCAGAAGGTGATAGAGGAGGCTCCCGCGCCCGGCATGGATGCCGCCACCCGCGAAGCCATTTGCGGCGCGGCCGTCCGCGCCGCGCAGGCGGTCGACTATGTCGGCGCAGGCACCATAGAGTTCATCGCCGACGCCAGCGAAGGCCTGCGCGCCGACCGCATCTGGTTCATGGAGATGAACACCCGCCTTCAGGTCGAACATCCGGTGACGGAGGAGATTACCGGCGTCGATCTGGTCGAATGGCAACTCCGCGTGGCGAGCGGCGAACCCCTGCCGAAGAAGCAGGAGCAATTGTCGATCAACGGCCACGCGATAGAGGCCCGCCTCTATGCCGAAGACCCGGCCAAGGGCTTCTTGCCCAGCCCCGGGCGCATCGACCGGCTGCTGTTCGACAGCGGCGCGCGCGTGGAAACCGGCGTGGAGTCAGGCGATACCGTCAGTTCCTTCTACGACCCGATGATCGCCAAGGTCATCTGCCACGGCCCGGATCGGGAGGCTGCGCGCACCGACCTGCTCCGCTGGCTCGACGGCAGCTTCGTCGGCCCGCTGCACACCAACAAGCCTTTCCTGCATGCCTGCCTGTCCATGGCCGACTTTGCCGAGGGCCGCCTCGACACCGGCCTGATCGAGCGGCAGGGGGAGGCTCTGACCGCCATCGATGGCCCGTCCAACCGCGTTCTCGCCGCCGCCGGACAGCGTTTCCGCAAGGACTGGACCGGCCGCGAGGACAGGGAAGGCCTGTTCGGCTTCCGCCTCAACGCAGCGCCGAAAACCCGGATCGACCTGTTCGTGGACGGCCGCCATGTCGTCGCGGACGCCGCGTCCGGGGACCTGCGCACCGGCCTGCGCTCCGCCATGGAGCGGGACGGCACGATCATCGTCACCCAGGCCGGGCAAAGCTGGTTCTTCAGCCAGACCCCGCCGGTCAAGGCGGGCGGCGCGGCCGCATCCGACGGCGCGATCCTCTCCCCCATGCCGGGCCGCATCATCGCCGTCGCCGTGGCGAAGGGCGACCGGGTCGCCAAGGGCCAGAAGCTGGTCACGCTGGAGGCGATGAAGATGGAACATAGCCTCACCGCGCCCTTCGACGGCGTGGTGGCGGAACTGGACGCGACCGAAGGCGGCCAGGTCAGCGAAGGCACGCTGCTGGTGCTGGTGGAACGGGGGGAAGACTGA
- a CDS encoding MaoC family dehydratase, giving the protein MAGRYYDEWTIGDRIDHEIRRTVTETDNLLFSTMTHNPQPLHLDAEAAKASEFGQILVNGTFTFALMVGLSVGDTTLGTLVANLGYDRLVMPKPVFIGDTMRADSEVTDLKESRSRPEAGIVTFTHRLMNQRDEIVCQCLRMALLKKRPA; this is encoded by the coding sequence ATGGCGGGCCGCTATTATGACGAATGGACCATCGGCGACCGGATCGACCATGAAATCCGCCGCACGGTGACGGAGACCGACAACCTCCTCTTCTCGACCATGACCCATAATCCGCAGCCTCTGCACCTGGACGCCGAAGCCGCGAAAGCCTCCGAATTCGGCCAGATCCTCGTCAACGGCACCTTCACCTTCGCGCTGATGGTGGGCTTGTCGGTGGGCGACACGACTTTGGGCACGCTGGTCGCCAATCTCGGCTATGACAGGCTGGTCATGCCCAAGCCCGTCTTCATCGGGGACACGATGCGGGCGGACAGCGAAGTCACCGACCTCAAGGAAAGCCGCTCCCGCCCCGAAGCGGGCATCGTGACATTCACCCATCGGCTCATGAACCAGCGGGACGAAATCGTCTGCCAATGCCTGCGCATGGCGCTGCTGAAGAAGAGGCCCGCATGA
- a CDS encoding HpcH/HpaI aldolase/citrate lyase family protein — translation MKLRSLLFVPADRPERFAKAAASGADAIILDLEDSVAPERKAYGRDAIAEWLASPRDGVAFVRVNPLDGDHTAADLAAVLPASPDGIMLPKAEGAASVQAMIALSGGAPVPPILPIATETPAALFELGSFRQVRDRLAGLTWGAEDLPASIGASTSREEDGRYTAPFEMARSLTLFAAHAAGVPAIDTVFPRIEAMDDLKSYIGRARRDGFTGMMAIHPVQVAAINEGFTPTDAEIARARAVVDAFAANPGAGVLKLDGKMIDRPHLIQAQRVLAAAQ, via the coding sequence ATGAAGCTCCGTTCGCTGTTGTTCGTCCCCGCCGACCGCCCGGAACGCTTCGCCAAGGCGGCGGCGAGCGGCGCCGACGCGATCATTCTGGACCTGGAGGATTCGGTCGCCCCGGAACGCAAGGCCTATGGGCGGGACGCGATAGCGGAATGGCTGGCCTCGCCCCGCGACGGCGTGGCCTTCGTCCGCGTCAATCCGCTGGACGGCGACCACACGGCCGCCGATCTGGCCGCCGTGCTACCCGCCTCGCCCGACGGCATCATGCTGCCCAAGGCGGAGGGGGCGGCGAGCGTCCAGGCGATGATCGCCCTGTCCGGCGGCGCGCCTGTGCCGCCGATCCTGCCCATCGCGACCGAAACCCCCGCCGCCCTTTTCGAACTGGGCAGCTTCCGCCAGGTGCGCGACAGGCTGGCGGGCCTGACCTGGGGGGCGGAGGATCTGCCCGCATCCATCGGTGCGTCGACCTCCCGCGAGGAGGACGGGCGCTACACCGCGCCCTTCGAAATGGCGCGCAGCCTGACGCTGTTCGCCGCCCATGCCGCGGGCGTCCCCGCCATCGACACGGTCTTCCCCCGGATCGAGGCGATGGACGATCTCAAATCCTATATCGGACGTGCGCGGCGCGACGGATTCACTGGCATGATGGCGATCCACCCGGTGCAGGTCGCCGCCATCAACGAAGGCTTCACCCCCACCGATGCGGAGATCGCGCGGGCAAGGGCGGTAGTGGACGCCTTCGCCGCCAATCCCGGCGCGGGCGTGCTGAAACTGGACGGCAAGATGATCGACCGGCCCCATCTCATCCAGGCGCAGCGGGTGCTGGCCGCCGCCCAATGA
- a CDS encoding DUF2171 domain-containing protein, with translation MGYQGGRRYGDGDRNWTDWDRDSDRYRARRDWRDDRSYRYGTRGQFGGPGSGYGGSGNRRPADDYDPDERGFLDRAGDEIRSWFGDEEAERRREYDDYYNRPYGDPRDQSSRIGYASAANTGRYLPNRGYAPYTGERSGFGSEDHGYRVRAYGPNHDYGEHHDANYHAWRQQRIDELDRDYAEYQRENRERFNNEFGSWRTRRGEQRQAVQQVREHMEVVGSDGEHVGTVDKLRGDRIILTKNDQESGGVHHSIPSSWIRSVDAQKVTLEKTAEQAQTAWRTEREQQALFGSQDDDAQDRFSGAGGSTYEKGRYR, from the coding sequence ATGGGTTACCAAGGCGGACGTCGCTATGGTGACGGCGATCGTAACTGGACGGACTGGGACCGGGATTCCGACCGTTACCGTGCGCGGCGCGACTGGCGGGACGATCGCAGCTATCGATATGGCACGCGCGGCCAGTTCGGCGGGCCGGGATCGGGATATGGCGGGTCGGGCAACCGGCGCCCGGCGGATGATTATGATCCTGACGAACGGGGCTTCCTCGACCGCGCCGGTGACGAGATCCGGAGCTGGTTCGGCGATGAGGAGGCGGAGCGCCGCCGCGAATATGACGATTATTACAACCGCCCCTATGGCGATCCGCGGGACCAGAGCAGCCGGATCGGCTATGCCTCCGCCGCCAATACGGGCCGCTACCTGCCCAATCGCGGCTACGCGCCCTATACCGGCGAACGCAGCGGCTTCGGCAGCGAGGATCATGGCTATCGCGTGCGCGCCTATGGCCCGAACCATGATTATGGCGAGCATCACGACGCCAATTACCATGCCTGGCGCCAGCAGCGGATCGACGAACTGGACCGCGACTATGCCGAATATCAGCGCGAAAACCGCGAACGCTTCAACAATGAGTTCGGCAGTTGGCGCACGCGCCGCGGCGAGCAGCGTCAGGCGGTCCAGCAGGTGCGCGAGCATATGGAAGTCGTCGGCAGCGACGGCGAACATGTCGGCACGGTCGACAAGCTGCGCGGCGACCGCATCATCCTGACCAAGAACGACCAGGAGTCGGGCGGCGTCCATCATTCGATCCCGTCATCCTGGATCCGGTCGGTGGACGCGCAGAAGGTGACGCTGGAAAAGACCGCGGAACAGGCGCAGACCGCATGGCGCACCGAGCGGGAGCAGCAGGCCCTGTTCGGATCGCAGGACGATGACGCCCAGGACCGTTTCAGCGGGGCTGGCGGTTCGACCTACGAAAAGGGCCGCTACCGATAA
- a CDS encoding 3-oxoacid CoA-transferase subunit B, with translation MPWTRNDMAARAARELRDGFYVNLGIGIPTLVADNIPAGMDVTLQSENGMLGLGPYPDAAHVDADIINAGKETITELAGTSYVSSADSFGMIRGGHIDLSVLGAMEVAENGDIANWMIPGKMVKGMGGAMDLVAGVRRIIVLMDHVSRDGTPKFRKSCTLPLTGSAVVDMLITDLAVFARADRNARFRLIECAPGVDLDQVRALTEADFDA, from the coding sequence ATGCCCTGGACCCGCAACGACATGGCCGCCCGCGCCGCGCGCGAACTGCGCGACGGTTTCTACGTCAATCTGGGCATCGGCATTCCGACCCTGGTCGCCGACAATATTCCCGCAGGCATGGACGTGACGCTGCAGTCGGAAAACGGCATGCTGGGCCTTGGCCCTTATCCCGATGCCGCGCATGTCGACGCCGACATCATCAATGCGGGGAAGGAGACGATCACCGAACTCGCCGGCACCAGCTATGTGTCTTCGGCCGACAGTTTCGGCATGATCCGCGGCGGCCATATCGACCTTTCGGTCCTGGGCGCGATGGAGGTCGCGGAAAATGGCGACATCGCCAACTGGATGATCCCCGGAAAGATGGTGAAGGGCATGGGCGGCGCGATGGACCTGGTCGCGGGGGTCCGGCGCATCATCGTGCTGATGGACCATGTCTCGCGGGACGGCACGCCCAAGTTCCGCAAGAGCTGCACCCTTCCCCTGACGGGATCGGCGGTGGTCGACATGCTGATAACAGACCTGGCCGTCTTTGCGCGCGCCGACCGAAACGCCCGCTTCCGCCTGATCGAATGCGCGCCCGGCGTCGACCTCGATCAGGTCCGCGCCCTCACCGAAGCCGACTTCGACGCATGA
- a CDS encoding CoA transferase subunit A: protein MARKFHDTASEALSGLLFDGMTIAAGGFGLCGIPETLIDEIRRSGVKDLTVISNNAGVDDFGLGLLLQSRQVRKMISSYVGENKEFERQYLTGALELEFNPQGTLAERLRAGGAGIAGFYTRTGVGTIVAQGKEEKIFGGERYILETGLTADLAIVKAWRGDEKGNLVYRKTARNFNPMVATSSRVTVAEVEELLPAGAIDPDHVHTPGIFVQRLIIAERNEKRIEKRIVRKEV, encoded by the coding sequence ATGGCGAGAAAATTTCACGACACGGCCAGCGAGGCTCTTTCGGGCCTGCTTTTCGACGGAATGACCATCGCGGCGGGCGGCTTCGGCCTCTGCGGCATTCCCGAAACGCTGATCGACGAGATCCGCCGCAGCGGCGTCAAGGATCTTACCGTCATTTCGAACAACGCGGGCGTCGACGATTTCGGCCTGGGCCTGCTGTTGCAGAGCCGGCAGGTGCGCAAGATGATCTCCTCCTATGTCGGGGAGAATAAGGAGTTCGAACGCCAATATCTGACAGGCGCCCTGGAACTGGAATTCAATCCGCAGGGCACGCTGGCGGAGCGGCTGCGCGCGGGCGGCGCGGGGATCGCCGGCTTCTACACGCGAACGGGCGTCGGGACGATCGTGGCGCAGGGCAAGGAAGAAAAGATATTCGGCGGCGAGCGCTATATCCTGGAGACAGGGCTGACGGCCGACCTTGCCATCGTCAAGGCATGGCGCGGGGACGAGAAGGGCAATCTCGTCTATCGCAAGACGGCGCGCAACTTCAACCCGATGGTGGCGACGTCCAGCCGCGTCACGGTCGCGGAGGTCGAGGAGCTGCTTCCCGCCGGCGCGATCGATCCCGACCATGTCCACACGCCCGGCATTTTCGTGCAGCGCCTGATCATTGCCGAACGGAACGAGAAGCGCATCGAAAAGCGCATCGTGCGCAAGGAGGTTTGA
- a CDS encoding GntR family transcriptional regulator encodes MEAGLEFEPAGTARKVVLGILAGLDERQLVPGQRLAETDLALRYDVGRNAVREAMQHLSVRGIIELEANRSPSIRKLDLAESMEVLDVAEAMTALAARTAAGRYVERLHGKPLRDVLKRLDMAAADREEGAFNAARRQFYRVLLRIGDNRELRRLFPSVGMHIIHVQYSMPELQKVRRRDYADMAAAVMKKDAALAEAVARRHVDNVRGAIADWHARRSDGHMGAR; translated from the coding sequence ATGGAGGCCGGTTTGGAGTTCGAGCCTGCTGGCACGGCGCGCAAGGTGGTTCTGGGCATATTGGCCGGGCTGGACGAGCGGCAACTCGTCCCCGGCCAGCGGCTTGCGGAAACGGACCTCGCGCTTCGCTATGACGTCGGCCGAAACGCGGTGCGGGAGGCCATGCAACATCTGTCGGTGCGCGGGATCATCGAACTGGAGGCCAATCGGTCGCCCTCGATCCGGAAGCTCGACCTGGCCGAGAGCATGGAGGTGCTCGACGTCGCGGAGGCGATGACGGCGCTCGCCGCCCGCACCGCGGCCGGCCGATATGTGGAGCGCCTGCACGGGAAGCCCCTGCGCGACGTGCTGAAGCGCCTCGACATGGCGGCGGCCGACCGGGAGGAGGGGGCCTTCAACGCGGCGCGGCGTCAATTTTATCGCGTGCTGCTGCGGATCGGCGACAATCGCGAGTTGCGCAGGCTCTTTCCATCCGTGGGCATGCACATCATCCACGTTCAATATTCGATGCCCGAACTCCAGAAGGTCCGGCGCCGCGACTATGCCGATATGGCGGCCGCCGTCATGAAGAAGGATGCGGCGCTGGCGGAGGCGGTGGCCCGCCGGCACGTCGACAATGTCCGCGGCGCCATCGCCGATTGGCATGCGCGGCGGAGCGACGGCCATATGGGGGCGCGCTGA
- a CDS encoding acyl-CoA thioesterase, translating into MPKPEGWRLDPGNYPVRGDFQTRFQDLDVNGHINNVAFAALFEGGRVMLNRQVDALANRPSNERTVVGDLHISYLGEGNFPDLVHIASGFGRLGRTSWTIHQAMFQNGRIIATCDTVIICRTDGQAKPLRDELRADLTARMAKQA; encoded by the coding sequence ATGCCCAAACCGGAAGGCTGGCGGCTCGACCCCGGCAATTACCCGGTGCGCGGAGACTTCCAGACGCGGTTCCAGGACCTGGACGTCAATGGCCACATCAACAATGTCGCCTTCGCGGCGCTGTTCGAGGGCGGCCGCGTCATGCTGAACCGGCAGGTCGACGCCCTGGCCAACCGGCCGTCGAACGAGCGCACTGTGGTTGGCGACCTCCACATAAGCTATCTGGGCGAAGGCAATTTTCCCGATCTCGTCCATATCGCGTCGGGCTTCGGCCGCCTTGGCCGCACGAGCTGGACGATCCATCAGGCGATGTTCCAGAACGGCCGCATCATCGCGACCTGCGATACGGTCATCATATGCCGCACGGACGGGCAGGCAAAGCCGCTGCGCGACGAACTGAGGGCCGATCTGACCGCAAGGATGGCGAAGCAGGCATAG
- a CDS encoding TonB-dependent receptor, whose amino-acid sequence MTERANLHLRGRLVFAAASAAIALVGAMPAHAQSDAVPGGADAPRDSSQDIVVTAQKRASRLSDVPAAISAFSGQYIQERGVSDFEGIVEQTPGVSITSDFGGSASKVISVRGLGGSDDYRPNGSSSAALHIDDVYQTSNLFLSLPFFDVERVEVLKGPQGTLYGRNSTAGVINVLTRDPGKDLDGYVTAELGSYERYRIEGAVGGAITQDISARIAVLREWGGGYMNGKGAGSLAGTRVFAGTPVVPDPGARSGWGDRDMLALRGTLLWTMPTGGKLKLKAFMSRDKGENQITDSVQGINNNGWLEPDNDPYTFYSSRYPMRDIRMHGGSLNYEQPLTDDITLTTILGYQYGKRFVEGATGGPARVFDWDFNDRVRQKSLEARLAGDLGPIDWVVGVYAINDKVNFMTDLDYTDVAATRVRTNYTQTRKSRAVFGQVEWPITDKFTVTGGLRYTDDKARFAGSTIDLNPYGISQGASRFPAVPVFFDNRAHDNNVSGRLTLSYKPIEEIKVYASYGTGYKAGGFDGSSIFSAVEALPLKPENVKAYEAGFKVSTAAGFYASVDGFYYDLSELQAFTIVAPNTPNVRINVGKSILYGVDLQVGLSLFDNDRHSLRLEAGGTLLDSRITEFQGTPAQVAANLGNDLPAAPHRTANASLVHKLQLGGGLEFTTTFDARYKSAEFKRLNNVATSRVPTYALFGLRGELSSDAGWSVFAYVRNLTDEVYAIDRNLAQRLVGSPRLFGGGVRYEF is encoded by the coding sequence ATGACTGAAAGGGCGAATCTTCATTTGCGGGGCAGGCTGGTCTTTGCGGCGGCATCGGCCGCGATTGCACTGGTGGGCGCCATGCCGGCCCATGCGCAGTCGGACGCCGTTCCGGGCGGCGCCGATGCCCCCAGGGATTCAAGCCAGGACATCGTCGTCACCGCGCAGAAGCGCGCGTCGCGCCTGTCGGACGTTCCCGCCGCGATCTCGGCCTTCAGCGGCCAATATATTCAGGAGCGCGGCGTCAGCGACTTCGAAGGGATCGTGGAGCAGACGCCCGGCGTCAGCATCACGTCCGACTTCGGGGGCAGCGCGTCCAAAGTGATCTCCGTCCGCGGCCTGGGCGGCAGCGACGATTATCGCCCGAACGGCAGTTCGTCGGCGGCGCTGCATATCGACGACGTCTACCAGACGTCCAATCTCTTCCTCTCGCTTCCCTTTTTCGACGTGGAGCGCGTGGAGGTGCTGAAGGGGCCGCAGGGCACGCTCTATGGCCGCAACAGCACGGCGGGCGTGATCAACGTGCTCACGCGCGATCCGGGCAAGGATCTCGACGGCTATGTGACGGCCGAACTAGGCAGTTACGAACGCTATCGCATCGAGGGCGCGGTCGGCGGTGCGATCACGCAGGATATTTCCGCCCGCATCGCCGTCCTGCGCGAATGGGGCGGCGGTTACATGAACGGCAAGGGCGCCGGCTCGCTCGCCGGCACGCGGGTCTTCGCGGGCACGCCGGTGGTTCCCGATCCGGGCGCTCGCAGCGGATGGGGCGACCGCGACATGCTGGCCCTGCGCGGCACGCTGCTCTGGACCATGCCCACCGGCGGCAAGTTGAAGCTCAAGGCCTTTATGAGCCGCGACAAGGGCGAGAACCAGATCACCGACAGCGTCCAGGGCATCAACAACAACGGCTGGCTGGAGCCCGACAACGATCCCTACACCTTCTACTCGTCCCGCTATCCGATGCGCGACATCCGGATGCATGGCGGTTCGCTGAACTATGAGCAGCCGCTGACGGATGACATCACGCTCACCACCATCCTGGGCTACCAATATGGCAAGCGCTTCGTGGAGGGGGCCACCGGCGGCCCTGCGCGCGTATTCGATTGGGATTTCAACGACCGCGTGCGGCAGAAGTCGCTGGAAGCCCGCCTGGCGGGCGACCTTGGCCCGATCGACTGGGTGGTCGGCGTCTATGCGATCAACGACAAGGTCAACTTCATGACCGATCTGGACTATACCGATGTCGCGGCGACCCGCGTCCGGACCAATTATACCCAGACGCGCAAAAGCCGCGCCGTCTTCGGCCAGGTCGAATGGCCGATCACCGACAAGTTCACCGTTACCGGCGGCCTTCGCTACACGGACGACAAGGCGCGGTTCGCCGGATCGACGATCGACCTCAATCCGTATGGCATCTCCCAGGGCGCCAGCCGCTTTCCCGCGGTGCCCGTGTTCTTCGACAACCGGGCGCACGACAATAATGTGTCGGGACGGCTGACGCTGTCCTACAAGCCGATCGAGGAGATCAAGGTCTACGCGTCCTACGGCACGGGCTACAAGGCCGGCGGCTTCGACGGATCGTCGATCTTCAGCGCGGTGGAGGCGCTGCCGCTCAAGCCTGAAAACGTCAAGGCCTATGAGGCAGGCTTCAAGGTTTCGACCGCCGCCGGCTTCTATGCATCGGTCGACGGTTTCTATTACGATCTGTCGGAACTGCAGGCATTCACCATCGTTGCGCCCAACACGCCGAACGTCCGCATCAATGTCGGCAAGTCGATCCTCTACGGCGTCGATTTGCAGGTCGGACTGAGCCTGTTCGACAATGATCGGCACAGCCTCCGCCTGGAAGCGGGTGGGACGCTGCTCGACAGCAGGATCACGGAATTCCAGGGCACGCCCGCTCAGGTCGCCGCGAACCTTGGCAACGATCTTCCCGCCGCGCCGCATCGCACCGCCAACGCATCCCTGGTTCACAAGCTCCAGCTCGGCGGGGGGCTGGAGTTCACGACCACGTTCGACGCCCGTTACAAGAGCGCCGAATTCAAGCGCCTGAACAATGTCGCGACCTCCAGGGTGCCGACATATGCCCTGTTCGGATTGCGCGGGGAACTGTCGTCGGATGCGGGCTGGTCGGTATTCGCCTATGTCCGCAACCTCACTGACGAGGTGTATGCGATCGACCGCAATCTGGCGCAGCGCCTGGTCGGGTCGCCGCGGCTGTTCGGCGGCGGCGTGCGGTATGAATTCTAA
- a CDS encoding metallophosphoesterase family protein — translation MSIKRILILLLAIVGTSVAQAEDGKFTIAVIPDTQYYTDYRHQTEEGFPFDARELFFDQMRYIAENAESHGGDIAFATALGDVWQHASQRMTPEYAAQGYKHIQTYLTSLPQIHPDSRVLTVEMPTARRGYEMIAGKLPFSVVPGNHDYDSNWADSRWPEGQGGLPNGMLAYGGLKNWTSIFGADTPFFRKKSWYVASYNGGADSAQLFDAGGYRFLHIGFEMAPSDAVLKWAEGVIKRYPGLPTIVSTHSFLNRAGERRENPAVDFKAVNPVHNNPQDVWDKFLSQNDQIFLMLSGHQYGQAHRVDLNRFGHKVYQVLSDYQGRRQSFVTAAPARANERETIGDGWMRLMQFDLSGPKASVQVKTISTYYKSTASKLPTYSAFYKEKEKPTATDEEFIASDEFALDLDDFHARFAPARSARGDGRK, via the coding sequence ATGTCGATCAAACGCATTCTGATCTTGTTGCTTGCCATTGTCGGCACGTCGGTTGCGCAGGCCGAGGACGGGAAATTCACGATCGCCGTCATTCCGGACACCCAATATTACACCGATTACCGCCATCAGACCGAGGAGGGCTTTCCCTTCGATGCGCGGGAACTCTTCTTCGACCAGATGCGCTACATCGCGGAGAACGCGGAATCGCACGGCGGCGACATCGCCTTCGCCACGGCGCTCGGCGATGTCTGGCAACATGCCAGCCAGCGCATGACCCCGGAATATGCCGCCCAGGGGTACAAGCATATCCAGACATATCTGACCAGCCTGCCGCAAATCCATCCGGATTCCCGCGTGCTCACGGTCGAAATGCCGACGGCGCGCCGGGGATATGAGATGATTGCCGGGAAATTGCCCTTCTCGGTCGTGCCGGGCAATCACGACTATGATTCGAACTGGGCCGATTCACGCTGGCCGGAAGGCCAGGGGGGCCTGCCCAACGGCATGCTCGCCTATGGCGGGCTCAAGAACTGGACGTCCATATTCGGCGCGGACACGCCCTTCTTCAGGAAGAAGTCCTGGTATGTCGCCAGCTATAATGGCGGCGCCGACAGCGCCCAGCTCTTCGATGCGGGCGGCTACCGCTTCCTGCATATCGGGTTCGAGATGGCGCCGTCCGACGCGGTGCTGAAATGGGCAGAGGGCGTGATCAAGCGCTACCCCGGCCTGCCCACCATCGTCAGCACGCACAGCTTCCTCAACCGCGCAGGCGAAAGGCGCGAAAATCCCGCCGTGGATTTCAAGGCGGTCAATCCCGTCCACAACAATCCGCAGGACGTGTGGGACAAGTTCCTGTCGCAGAACGACCAGATCTTCCTGATGCTCAGCGGCCACCAATATGGGCAGGCCCATCGCGTCGACCTCAACAGGTTCGGGCACAAGGTCTATCAGGTGCTGTCGGACTATCAGGGGCGCCGGCAATCCTTCGTGACCGCCGCGCCCGCGCGAGCGAACGAGCGCGAGACGATCGGCGACGGATGGATGCGGCTGATGCAGTTCGACCTGTCGGGCCCGAAGGCCAGCGTGCAGGTGAAGACCATCTCCACCTATTACAAGTCCACGGCTTCCAAGCTGCCGACCTATTCGGCATTCTACAAGGAAAAGGAAAAGCCGACTGCGACGGACGAGGAGTTCATCGCGTCCGACGAATTCGCGCTGGATCTCGACGATTTCCATGCCCGCTTCGCGCCGGCGCGGTCCGCGCGCGGCGACGGGCGCAAGTGA